In Clostridia bacterium, one DNA window encodes the following:
- a CDS encoding ABC transporter permease — translation MIVPFLTEAFKLSAAFLYGSTGEIVIEKSGHLNLGIPGVMSVGGAVGCMTVYYLLKAKLYSTFLLLLLPILTTLVAGGLMGLLYSFMTVTLRANQNVTGLALTSLGVGLAGYIMTKKGEATLIIGKTSKIFATLFQIQSDNWFVKIFLSHGLLFYIAIVIAIVTQIVLNRTRVGLHLRAVGENPATADAAGINVTGYRYGATIIGSAIAALGGHFTIMEYMGGNWEYILEGFGWLSVALVIFTVWRPALSILGSLIFGGLYISAAYINVSFAQTELIKTVPYVITILVLIVTSIVGSKKAQPPASLGINYFREDR, via the coding sequence ATGATCGTACCTTTCTTGACCGAAGCATTCAAACTCAGCGCGGCTTTCCTTTACGGTTCCACCGGAGAGATCGTTATCGAAAAGAGCGGGCATCTGAACCTCGGCATCCCGGGCGTTATGAGCGTCGGCGGCGCCGTCGGTTGTATGACGGTGTACTACCTTTTGAAAGCGAAACTCTATTCGACTTTTTTGCTTCTTTTGCTCCCGATCCTGACGACGCTCGTCGCGGGCGGCTTGATGGGTCTTTTGTATAGCTTTATGACCGTGACGCTTCGCGCGAATCAAAACGTGACGGGTCTTGCCTTGACGTCGCTCGGCGTCGGTTTGGCGGGTTATATTATGACGAAGAAAGGCGAAGCGACGCTGATCATCGGAAAGACCAGCAAGATCTTCGCGACGCTCTTTCAGATCCAAAGCGACAATTGGTTCGTAAAGATCTTCCTTTCGCACGGATTGCTCTTCTATATCGCGATCGTTATCGCGATCGTCACGCAGATCGTTTTGAATCGGACGCGCGTCGGATTGCACCTTCGCGCGGTGGGTGAGAACCCCGCCACGGCGGACGCTGCGGGCATAAACGTGACCGGCTATCGTTACGGCGCCACGATCATCGGCTCCGCGATCGCCGCGCTCGGCGGGCATTTTACGATTATGGAATATATGGGCGGTAACTGGGAATATATCCTCGAAGGATTCGGCTGGTTGTCCGTCGCGCTCGTTATCTTTACGGTTTGGCGTCCCGCGCTCTCGATCTTGGGATCTTTGATCTTCGGCGGGCTGTATATTTCGGCGGCGTATATTAACGTGTCGTTTGCGCAAACCGAGCTTATTAAAACCGTTCCTTACGTGATAACGATCCTCGTGCTTATCGTGACGAGTATCGTCGGAAGCAAGAAAGCGCAACCGCCCGCATCGTTGGGAATCAACTATTTCCGCGAAGACAGGTGA
- a CDS encoding glutathione peroxidase, giving the protein MKTVYDFIVKDRKGNDVNLSDYKGKVLLIVNTATGCGFTPHYEPLEAMYKDKKDQGFEILDFPCNQFADQAPGSDEEIHSFCTMKFGTDFPRFQKIDVNGETADPLFAFLASEKPFEGFGKGVGSFFLKKFADRNNKKYGDKAYVKWNFTKFLVDREGRVVARFEPTADMKEVEKAVAALL; this is encoded by the coding sequence ATGAAAACCGTTTATGATTTTATCGTAAAAGACCGGAAGGGAAACGATGTAAATTTGTCCGACTACAAAGGAAAGGTCCTTTTGATCGTGAATACCGCCACCGGGTGCGGGTTTACGCCGCATTACGAACCGTTGGAAGCGATGTACAAAGACAAGAAAGATCAGGGGTTCGAGATCTTGGATTTTCCCTGCAACCAGTTCGCCGATCAAGCGCCCGGATCGGATGAAGAGATTCATTCGTTTTGCACGATGAAATTCGGGACCGACTTCCCGCGTTTTCAAAAGATCGACGTCAACGGCGAGACGGCGGATCCGCTCTTTGCTTTCCTCGCGTCGGAAAAACCGTTCGAGGGGTTCGGCAAGGGCGTCGGAAGTTTCTTTTTGAAGAAGTTTGCCGACAGAAACAATAAAAAGTACGGCGATAAAGCCTACGTCAAGTGGAATTTTACGAAATTCCTCGTGGACAGAGAGGGGCGCGTGGTCGCGCGCTTCGAGCCGACGGCGGATATGAAGGAAGTCGAGAAAGCCGTCGCCGCCTTGTTATAA
- a CDS encoding BMP family ABC transporter substrate-binding protein: MRARSCSNKFAERQGGKNMKKIVTIILALALVAAVAVGLFACNNNDIKDAEEVELPALTLTPDMDYSGVTIDKNFKIGMICLHGTESTYDLNFINAAKAAVKELGMDEGQLIIKTGVPEGEKCYEVATDLVKKDKCKVIFADSFGHEDYMIRAAEENPTVQFCHATGYQAAIKNYANFHNAFASIYEGRFLAGIAAGLKLYEMNAGKEANQQNFKMGYVGAWTYAEVISGYSSFFLGAKYALNQKEAGLGNKLTMDVRFTGSWFDITAEKNAANALISRGCALISQHADSMGAPSACEAAGVPNVSYNGSTIVSCPNTFLVSSRINWAPYVKYIIAKTAKGEAFGTDYTGTLKNGSVALTALNGDAIAEGTVDAIVAARAKLIDGSLKVFDVNTFTVGGTKLTGDLVVNGAYQESSTASAPSFDAQIDGIKLLNKVFEADKDGKPVILPGDED, encoded by the coding sequence ATGCGGGCGAGATCGTGTTCGAATAAATTTGCCGAAAGGCAGGGAGGAAAAAATATGAAAAAAATCGTTACCATCATTTTGGCGCTCGCGCTTGTCGCGGCCGTCGCAGTCGGTTTGTTCGCTTGCAACAATAACGACATTAAGGATGCCGAAGAAGTCGAGCTCCCCGCTTTGACTTTGACGCCCGACATGGATTATTCCGGCGTCACCATCGACAAGAACTTCAAGATCGGTATGATCTGCTTGCACGGCACCGAATCCACCTATGACCTCAACTTCATCAATGCGGCGAAGGCGGCGGTCAAAGAGCTCGGAATGGACGAAGGTCAGCTCATCATCAAGACCGGTGTTCCCGAGGGCGAAAAGTGCTACGAAGTCGCGACCGACCTCGTCAAGAAAGACAAGTGCAAGGTCATCTTCGCCGATAGCTTCGGTCACGAAGATTATATGATCAGAGCCGCGGAAGAGAACCCCACCGTTCAATTCTGCCATGCGACCGGTTATCAAGCCGCGATCAAGAATTACGCCAACTTCCACAACGCTTTCGCTTCCATCTATGAAGGCCGCTTCCTCGCGGGTATCGCCGCAGGTTTGAAGCTCTATGAGATGAACGCGGGCAAAGAAGCGAATCAACAAAACTTCAAGATGGGTTACGTCGGCGCTTGGACCTACGCGGAAGTTATCTCCGGTTACTCCTCTTTCTTCCTCGGCGCAAAATACGCGTTGAACCAAAAGGAAGCGGGTCTCGGCAACAAACTCACGATGGACGTTAGATTCACCGGTTCTTGGTTCGATATCACCGCCGAAAAGAACGCGGCGAACGCTTTGATCAGCAGAGGCTGCGCTTTGATCAGCCAACACGCCGACTCCATGGGCGCTCCTTCCGCTTGCGAAGCTGCGGGCGTTCCGAACGTTTCTTATAACGGCAGCACGATCGTTTCCTGCCCCAATACCTTCCTCGTTTCCAGCCGCATCAACTGGGCTCCGTACGTGAAATACATCATCGCGAAGACCGCGAAGGGTGAAGCGTTCGGCACCGATTACACCGGCACCTTGAAGAACGGCTCCGTCGCTTTGACTGCTTTGAACGGTGATGCGATCGCGGAAGGCACGGTCGACGCTATCGTCGCCGCTCGCGCGAAACTCATCGACGGTTCCTTGAAAGTCTTCGACGTGAACACCTTCACTGTCGGCGGCACGAAACTCACCGGCGACCTCGTCGTGAACGGTGCTTACCAAGAGTCTTCTACCGCTTCCGCGCCTTCTTTTGATGCGCAGATCGACGGTATCAAGTTGTTGAACAAGGTCTTCGAGGCGGATAAGGACGGCAAACCGGTCATTCTCCCCGGCGACGAGGACTAA
- a CDS encoding ABC transporter ATP-binding protein — MKNITKTFGSVIANKSVNLEIRKGEILSVLGENGCGKTTLMNMIAGIYYPDEGQIFVNGEEVTIKSPKDAFRYKIGMIHQHFKLVDVFTAAQNITLGVKKERRFSIKKVVSEVREMCARYGFQINPEKLVHNMSVSEKQTVEILKILYRGAEILILDEPTAVLTPQEIRHLFDVLRAMKKDGKSIVIITHKLNEVMEISDRVAVLRKGEHIATVDTKDASEKALADMMVGKKVDLNIERKDPVDPKPRLIIEHMTVKNRDGINAVDDVSFTVNGGEILGIAGISGNGQKELLEGIAGLQKVESGDIIFHNPKKNKPVTFFHKSLKKIKKMAAEGFFHYPNGEKVDLKGKHNKEIVDLVNKEQILFYEDEIIDLRHRTPREIQELGIKLSFVPEDRLNMGLVGNMSIVDNMALRSYRKGHTIFVNKKRPKKLADTIIHDLEVVTPSDMTPVRRLSGGNVQKVLVGREISSSPKVLMAAYPVRGLDINSSYLIYNLLNKQKEKNVAVIFVGEDLDVLLALSDRLVVLSGGKVAGIVDARTITKEEVGLMMLSRASGEDSEIVADMIGKKSDAGANEEGDHD, encoded by the coding sequence ATGAAAAATATCACCAAAACCTTCGGTTCGGTGATCGCGAATAAGAGCGTAAATCTCGAAATTCGCAAAGGGGAGATCTTGTCCGTCCTCGGTGAAAACGGATGCGGCAAGACGACCTTGATGAATATGATCGCGGGGATCTATTACCCGGACGAAGGTCAGATCTTCGTCAACGGGGAAGAGGTCACGATCAAAAGTCCGAAAGACGCGTTCCGCTATAAAATCGGCATGATCCATCAGCATTTTAAGTTGGTGGACGTTTTTACCGCGGCGCAAAATATTACCCTCGGCGTAAAAAAAGAACGCCGTTTTTCCATTAAGAAAGTCGTTTCCGAAGTGCGTGAGATGTGTGCGCGCTACGGTTTTCAAATAAATCCCGAAAAACTCGTGCATAATATGTCGGTTTCGGAAAAACAAACGGTTGAAATTTTGAAGATCCTGTACAGAGGAGCGGAAATTTTGATCTTGGACGAGCCGACTGCCGTTTTGACGCCGCAGGAGATTCGCCATCTCTTCGACGTGCTTCGCGCAATGAAGAAGGACGGCAAATCCATCGTCATCATCACCCATAAGCTGAACGAAGTTATGGAGATCTCCGACCGCGTCGCGGTCCTCAGAAAAGGCGAGCATATCGCGACGGTGGACACCAAGGATGCGAGCGAGAAAGCGCTCGCCGATATGATGGTCGGTAAGAAGGTCGATCTGAATATCGAGCGCAAAGACCCCGTCGATCCCAAACCCCGTTTGATCATCGAGCATATGACCGTCAAGAATCGCGACGGGATCAACGCGGTCGACGACGTCTCTTTCACCGTAAACGGCGGCGAGATCCTCGGCATTGCGGGTATCTCGGGCAACGGGCAGAAGGAATTGCTCGAAGGCATCGCCGGGCTGCAAAAGGTCGAAAGCGGCGACATCATTTTCCATAACCCCAAGAAAAACAAACCCGTTACGTTCTTCCATAAATCGTTGAAAAAGATCAAGAAAATGGCGGCGGAGGGGTTTTTCCACTATCCGAACGGAGAAAAAGTCGATCTCAAAGGCAAGCATAATAAGGAGATCGTCGATCTCGTCAATAAAGAGCAGATCCTTTTTTATGAAGACGAAATCATCGACCTTCGCCATCGCACGCCGCGCGAGATCCAAGAGCTCGGGATCAAGCTCTCCTTCGTTCCCGAAGATCGCTTGAACATGGGGCTTGTCGGCAATATGAGCATCGTGGACAATATGGCGCTTCGCAGTTATCGCAAAGGACACACGATTTTCGTCAATAAGAAACGCCCGAAAAAACTCGCCGACACGATCATTCACGATCTCGAAGTCGTCACGCCGAGCGATATGACGCCCGTTCGCCGTTTGTCCGGCGGAAACGTCCAAAAAGTCCTCGTCGGGCGCGAGATCTCTTCTTCCCCGAAGGTCTTGATGGCGGCGTATCCCGTCCGCGGATTGGATATCAATTCGTCCTATTTGATCTATAACCTTTTGAATAAGCAAAAGGAAAAGAACGTGGCGGTCATCTTCGTCGGAGAAGACCTTGACGTGCTTCTTGCTTTGTCCGATCGCTTGGTCGTCCTTTCGGGCGGCAAGGTCGCGGGCATCGTGGACGCACGCACGATTACCAAAGAAGAAGTCGGCTTAATGATGCTGAGCCGCGCGTCCGGAGAGGATTCGGAAATCGTTGCCGATATGATCGGCAAGAAATCGGATGCAGGCGCAAACGAGGAGGGAGACCATGACTGA
- a CDS encoding ferredoxin thioredoxin reductase catalytic beta chain: protein MRIRLNEDQEVVKTIQEGLKAKDGYCPCRVGKRPEFKCMCEEFRKQIADPEFEGLCHCKLYYKEK from the coding sequence ATGAGAATACGGCTCAACGAAGACCAAGAAGTCGTGAAGACGATCCAAGAAGGGTTGAAAGCGAAAGACGGCTATTGCCCCTGCCGCGTCGGGAAGCGACCGGAGTTCAAATGCATGTGTGAAGAATTCCGCAAGCAGATCGCCGATCCCGAATTCGAAGGATTGTGTCATTGCAAACTGTACTATAAGGAAAAGTAA
- a CDS encoding ABC transporter permease encodes MTEQKKTREPLFHLVKRINVPTWQSWAIRGGTIVGGFLLIGILIYAFLGIFPSDAYKYMFEGAFGSRYRVMVLLRDLAILLLFALAVTPAFKMKFWNIGAEGQVLMGAYCCMVCLHYLGGKVNDTLLIFIALAGAVFGGAMWAVIPALFKAKWNTNETLFTLMMNYVSVRIIEYTIKVWVPGGTGVLPTIKYGNLPTIGGENFWFSIIVAIVFTGIMFAYLRFSKHGYEISVVGESENTARYIGINVKKVIVRTLILSGIICGVTGFLLVSGINHSLTSESAGGRGFTAILVSWLAKFNPIGMIFTSLLVVFLSAGTDEIMTKAGITTSFFSQVVTGLMFLIIIGGEFFINYKIVFRRRAETPKTPTEKALSPKEAQASLSEEASPASDEPSADVAKEENV; translated from the coding sequence ATGACTGAGCAAAAGAAAACGCGCGAACCCCTTTTCCATCTCGTTAAGAGAATAAACGTCCCCACTTGGCAGAGCTGGGCGATCCGCGGCGGAACGATCGTCGGAGGTTTCCTTTTGATCGGGATCCTGATCTATGCCTTCCTCGGCATTTTCCCGTCCGACGCGTACAAGTATATGTTTGAAGGCGCGTTCGGAAGCAGATACAGAGTGATGGTGCTTTTGCGCGATCTCGCGATCTTGCTGCTTTTCGCGCTCGCCGTTACGCCTGCGTTCAAAATGAAATTCTGGAATATCGGCGCGGAAGGGCAGGTTCTGATGGGCGCTTATTGTTGTATGGTCTGCCTGCATTATTTGGGCGGCAAAGTGAACGACACGCTTTTGATCTTTATCGCCTTGGCGGGCGCCGTCTTCGGCGGCGCGATGTGGGCGGTGATCCCCGCGCTTTTCAAGGCGAAGTGGAACACGAACGAGACCCTTTTCACCTTAATGATGAACTACGTTTCCGTTCGTATTATCGAGTATACGATCAAAGTTTGGGTCCCGGGCGGAACGGGCGTTTTGCCTACGATAAAATACGGGAACCTTCCCACGATCGGCGGCGAGAACTTTTGGTTCAGCATCATCGTGGCGATCGTGTTTACGGGCATTATGTTTGCCTATTTGCGTTTCAGCAAACACGGCTACGAGATCTCCGTCGTTGGTGAGAGCGAAAATACCGCGCGCTATATCGGTATCAACGTAAAGAAGGTCATCGTCCGAACCTTGATCCTTTCGGGTATCATTTGCGGCGTAACGGGCTTTTTGCTCGTTTCGGGTATCAACCATTCCTTGACCAGCGAATCGGCAGGCGGCAGGGGCTTTACCGCGATCCTCGTCTCTTGGCTCGCGAAATTCAACCCGATCGGAATGATCTTTACCTCTTTGCTGGTTGTCTTTTTGTCCGCCGGAACGGACGAGATCATGACCAAAGCCGGTATTACGACCTCTTTCTTCTCCCAAGTCGTCACGGGGCTTATGTTCCTCATTATTATAGGCGGAGAATTCTTTATCAACTACAAGATCGTCTTCCGCCGTCGCGCGGAGACCCCGAAAACGCCGACGGAGAAAGCTCTCTCCCCGAAAGAGGCGCAAGCGTCGCTCTCTGAAGAGGCTTCGCCCGCAAGCGACGAACCTTCCGCCGATGTGGCAAAGGAGGAAAATGTATGA
- the nagB gene encoding glucosamine-6-phosphate deaminase: MRVVIVKNAEELAAKAAEEALEVIRAKKDAVLGLATGSTPVGMYKKLIEDHKKNGTSYRLVKAVNLDEYIGLSPENDQSYRYFMRKNLFDEIDIDLDNTFIENGLAADEKAECARYDALLRSLPRDLQVLGIGANGHIAFNEPGTSFDEETHAVSLTENTIEMNSRFFKSKGEVPRRAFTMGPKSIMEAKKILILASGASKADAVFKTIRGEVTEEVPASILQNHPNCVLIADEAAASLL, encoded by the coding sequence ATGAGAGTCGTCATCGTAAAAAACGCAGAGGAACTTGCGGCGAAAGCCGCCGAAGAAGCGCTCGAAGTCATTCGCGCGAAGAAGGACGCCGTTCTCGGTCTCGCGACCGGGTCCACGCCCGTCGGAATGTATAAAAAACTCATTGAGGATCATAAGAAGAACGGGACGAGCTATCGCCTCGTCAAAGCCGTCAACCTCGACGAATATATCGGGCTTTCCCCCGAAAACGATCAAAGCTATCGCTATTTTATGCGGAAAAATCTTTTCGACGAGATCGATATCGACCTCGACAATACCTTTATCGAAAACGGACTCGCCGCGGACGAAAAAGCGGAATGCGCGCGTTACGACGCCCTGCTCCGCTCCCTGCCGCGCGACTTGCAGGTCCTCGGGATCGGCGCGAACGGGCATATCGCTTTTAACGAGCCCGGAACTTCCTTCGACGAAGAAACGCACGCCGTTTCTCTGACGGAGAACACGATCGAGATGAATTCCCGCTTCTTCAAAAGCAAAGGCGAAGTCCCCCGCCGCGCCTTTACGATGGGTCCGAAAAGCATTATGGAAGCGAAAAAGATACTCATCCTCGCAAGCGGCGCGAGCAAAGCCGACGCCGTCTTCAAGACGATCCGCGGAGAAGTCACCGAAGAAGTCCCCGCGAGCATTCTCCAAAACCATCCGAACTGCGTCCTGATCGCGGACGAAGCCGCCGCCTCGCTTTTGTAA
- a CDS encoding epoxyqueuosine reductase QueH, protein MNARNYHKEMKAAIAEMKERGETPSLLLHACCAPCASHPLTILAEAFDLTVFYYNPNITSDEEREKRFLELKRHLEKNYPRVGLILGNADGERFAEAARGLETAPEGGLRCAKCFALRLNETARLAAEQGFDYFATTLTLSPLKNPVLINGIGEKAAEQYGVKYLASDFKKDGGYLHSIEICKKEGLYRQNYCGCEFSKRIGS, encoded by the coding sequence ATGAACGCGAGAAATTACCACAAAGAAATGAAAGCGGCGATCGCCGAAATGAAAGAGCGAGGAGAGACCCCCTCGCTTCTTTTGCACGCCTGTTGCGCGCCCTGCGCGTCGCATCCTTTGACCATCCTCGCGGAGGCGTTCGACTTGACCGTCTTTTACTATAACCCGAACATCACGAGCGACGAAGAGCGCGAAAAGCGCTTCCTCGAACTCAAACGCCACCTCGAAAAGAACTATCCGCGCGTCGGCTTGATCTTGGGAAACGCGGACGGAGAACGCTTCGCGGAAGCCGCGAGAGGGCTTGAAACCGCGCCCGAAGGCGGGCTGCGCTGCGCGAAATGCTTCGCCCTGCGCCTCAACGAAACGGCGCGCCTCGCCGCGGAACAAGGCTTCGATTACTTCGCCACGACCTTGACCCTTTCTCCCCTCAAAAACCCCGTCCTGATCAACGGGATCGGCGAAAAAGCCGCGGAGCAATACGGAGTAAAATACCTCGCGTCCGATTTCAAAAAGGACGGCGGCTACCTTCACTCGATCGAGATCTGCAAGAAAGAAGGTCTTTACAGACAAAATTATTGCGGCTGCGAATTCAGCAAGCGCATCGGCTCGTAA
- a CDS encoding xanthine phosphoribosyltransferase gives MKLLEDKILKEGKVLTGDVLKVDGFLNHRLDVALLSELGKDIAETQKDCGANLILTVESSGIAIAFAAAEFMGLPVLVAKKNKTSNISDGVYSSPVFSYTHQTQNNVVVSKEYLGKGDKVLVVDDFLASGNAAIGLLSLIEQAGATAVGFVAAIEKEYQGGRALIEKKGVPVYSLARIKRMNAGEIVFE, from the coding sequence ATGAAACTGCTGGAAGATAAAATTCTGAAAGAAGGGAAAGTATTGACCGGGGACGTTTTGAAGGTGGACGGCTTTTTGAACCACCGTTTGGACGTCGCGCTTCTTTCCGAGCTCGGAAAAGATATCGCCGAAACCCAAAAGGATTGCGGCGCGAATTTGATCTTGACCGTGGAGTCTTCGGGCATCGCGATCGCGTTTGCGGCGGCGGAGTTTATGGGTCTTCCCGTGCTTGTCGCCAAAAAGAACAAAACCTCGAATATTTCGGACGGAGTGTACTCTTCGCCCGTTTTTTCTTATACGCACCAAACGCAAAACAACGTCGTCGTTTCCAAAGAGTATCTCGGCAAAGGGGATAAAGTCCTCGTCGTCGACGATTTTCTCGCGAGCGGGAACGCGGCGATCGGTCTTCTTTCTTTGATCGAGCAGGCGGGGGCGACGGCGGTCGGCTTCGTCGCGGCGATCGAAAAGGAGTATCAGGGAGGCAGGGCGCTGATCGAGAAGAAAGGCGTGCCCGTCTATTCTCTCGCGCGTATCAAAAGGATGAATGCGGGCGAGATCGTGTTCGAATAA
- a CDS encoding MarR family transcriptional regulator: MEYDYVEALKLKNQLCFPLYAAARGVVGLYTPWLKPLGITYTQYLVFLVLWENGDSPVGEIGEKLMLDNGTLSPLLKKMENSGYVEKHRSKEDDRVVLVSLTEKGKALREKAKDVPRNVAGCLRLSPEKAQALYSLLYELLENGKNQ, translated from the coding sequence ATGGAATACGATTACGTCGAAGCTTTGAAATTGAAGAATCAACTCTGCTTTCCGCTTTATGCGGCGGCGAGGGGAGTGGTCGGTCTGTACACGCCTTGGTTAAAGCCGCTCGGGATTACCTACACGCAATATCTCGTGTTTTTGGTCTTATGGGAAAACGGCGACTCTCCCGTCGGAGAGATCGGAGAAAAGCTGATGCTGGATAACGGGACGCTTTCTCCGCTTCTCAAAAAAATGGAAAACAGCGGCTACGTCGAAAAGCATCGCAGCAAAGAGGACGATCGGGTCGTTCTCGTCTCGCTGACGGAGAAGGGAAAAGCGCTCCGCGAAAAGGCGAAGGACGTTCCCCGAAACGTGGCGGGGTGTCTGCGCCTTTCGCCCGAAAAAGCGCAAGCGTTATATTCGTTGTTATACGAATTGCTCGAAAACGGAAAAAATCAATAA